In Bdellovibrionota bacterium, a single genomic region encodes these proteins:
- a CDS encoding type II toxin-antitoxin system RelE/ParE family toxin: protein MRVRARIQARIRLLERGGFGDTKNLGEGVWEARIHLGAGWRIYFGLDATKILLLLSGGSKRTQDSDIKRAKKIWSEYETSKAKERWTH from the coding sequence ATACGGGTACGGGCGAGGATTCAGGCCCGGATCCGATTGCTGGAACGGGGCGGATTTGGCGATACCAAGAACCTGGGCGAGGGTGTGTGGGAAGCGCGAATCCATTTGGGAGCGGGATGGCGGATCTACTTCGGCCTGGACGCCACGAAAATCCTTCTTCTGCTGTCGGGTGGATCGAAGAGAACGCAGGACTCGGATATAAAGAGGGCAAAAAAGATTTGGAGTGAGTATGAAACGAGCAAAGCGAAAGAACGGTGGACGCATTGA